Proteins from a genomic interval of Halomonas alkaliantarctica:
- a CDS encoding VOC family protein, with amino-acid sequence MSLSPFHLAIPVYDVALARAFYNDVFGLEEGRSSEQWVDFNFFGHQLVIHEQPKTQGQESAHTNPVDGHNVPVPHFGVILAWDEWEALAERLKARDTQFVIEPYVRFKGEVGEQATMFLLDPCGNALEFKAFKDMSQIFAK; translated from the coding sequence ATGAGCCTTTCACCCTTCCATCTGGCGATTCCCGTATACGATGTAGCGCTGGCACGGGCGTTTTATAACGATGTGTTTGGCCTGGAAGAGGGGCGTTCCAGCGAGCAGTGGGTCGACTTTAATTTCTTTGGCCACCAACTGGTCATTCATGAGCAGCCCAAAACACAGGGGCAAGAGAGCGCCCACACTAATCCGGTAGATGGCCACAACGTCCCGGTGCCGCACTTTGGCGTAATATTGGCGTGGGACGAGTGGGAAGCCTTGGCCGAGCGCTTGAAAGCGCGGGATACGCAGTTTGTGATCGAGCCCTACGTTCGGTTTAAAGGCGAAGTAGGTGAGCAGGCCACCATGTTTCTGCTCGACCCCTGCGGAAATGCCCTGGAGTTTAAGGCGTTTAAAGATATGAGTCAGATTTTTGCCAAGTAA
- a CDS encoding DUF3820 family protein translates to MKPEDLEKLVTRTMPFGKYEGRLIADLPGPYLNWFAREGFPSSEIGQLLHLMHEIDHNGLGPLLDPLRKTPSQRGET, encoded by the coding sequence ATGAAACCAGAGGATCTGGAAAAACTAGTGACGCGCACCATGCCCTTTGGGAAGTATGAAGGCCGCCTTATAGCGGATCTTCCAGGCCCCTATTTAAACTGGTTTGCCCGGGAAGGGTTTCCTTCAAGCGAGATAGGCCAGTTACTGCATTTGATGCATGAAATTGATCACAATGGGCTTGGCCCACTGCTTGACCCGCTGCGAAAAACGCCTAGCCAGCGTGGCGAAACTTAA
- a CDS encoding ribbon-helix-helix domain-containing protein — MCKLFIQADPELWRSATHSLRIDGMVTSVRMENYFWHILEEIARRDGMNTAQMITRLYHESIDAGHDLGNFTSFLRVCALRYQALQLTGDIPTQHQVPIATLDAEQILAREGGNRRDPLH; from the coding sequence ATGTGTAAACTCTTTATTCAAGCCGATCCCGAGCTGTGGCGCAGCGCGACACACTCGCTGCGCATTGATGGCATGGTCACCAGTGTGCGAATGGAAAATTACTTCTGGCACATTCTGGAAGAGATTGCCCGGCGTGACGGAATGAACACGGCCCAGATGATTACCCGGCTTTATCACGAATCCATCGACGCTGGGCACGATTTGGGTAACTTCACTTCTTTTTTGCGCGTTTGTGCCCTGCGTTATCAAGCGCTGCAATTGACCGGTGATATTCCTACCCAGCACCAGGTTCCCATCGCCACCTTGGACGCTGAGCAAATTTTAGCGCGTGAAGGCGGCAATCGACGCGACCCATTGCATTAA
- a CDS encoding HlyC/CorC family transporter: MSEDRSSNPNQKSWLEKIFGALSGDNDEPSSRDELMTFLRHTAGKLKLDQDAIMIIEGALEISDQQVREVLIPRSQVSAIALDQTSDGYLPLIQETGHSRYPVIGENLDDVKGILLVKDLLPLLSQTQAQRDAFKLDDILRPAMFIPESKRLNSLLKEFRDTHNHMAVVVDEYGGTAGIITIEDILEQIVGDIEDEHDTDEEDDIREIENGRYAIRALTPIEDFNERFDTEFSDDEFDTVGGLVMQQFGHLPRRGEHTILGGWRFVILNADTRRIRLLEAYRDTRRDDEEDDDQENKPD; the protein is encoded by the coding sequence ATGAGCGAAGACCGATCGAGCAACCCCAATCAAAAATCCTGGCTCGAGAAAATCTTTGGCGCCCTTTCCGGAGACAATGACGAACCCAGCTCACGCGATGAGCTGATGACGTTTTTACGCCATACCGCAGGGAAGTTAAAGCTGGATCAAGACGCTATTATGATCATTGAAGGCGCACTTGAGATCAGCGATCAGCAGGTTCGTGAAGTGCTGATACCCCGCTCCCAGGTCTCAGCCATCGCCCTGGATCAAACCAGCGACGGCTACCTACCGCTGATCCAGGAAACCGGCCACTCCCGATACCCGGTGATTGGCGAAAACCTGGATGACGTAAAAGGCATTCTACTGGTAAAAGATTTACTTCCCCTCCTCTCCCAGACCCAGGCCCAGCGCGATGCGTTCAAATTAGATGACATTTTGCGCCCCGCGATGTTTATCCCCGAATCAAAACGCCTTAACAGCCTGCTTAAAGAGTTTCGGGATACCCACAATCACATGGCGGTGGTGGTGGATGAATACGGCGGCACCGCAGGCATCATCACCATCGAAGATATTCTTGAGCAGATCGTCGGCGATATCGAAGATGAGCACGATACCGATGAAGAGGACGATATCCGCGAAATAGAGAATGGCCGCTACGCCATTCGAGCACTGACGCCTATCGAAGACTTCAACGAACGCTTTGACACCGAGTTCTCTGACGATGAGTTCGATACCGTTGGCGGCCTGGTGATGCAGCAGTTTGGCCATCTACCGCGGCGTGGTGAACACACCATTCTGGGCGGCTGGCGGTTTGTGATTCTCAATGCCGACACGCGGCGCATTCGTCTACTCGAAGCCTACCGCGACACGCGTCGCGATGACGAAGAGGACGATGATCAGGAGAACAAGCCAGACTAA
- the ybeY gene encoding rRNA maturation RNase YbeY gives MNEATESGCIVDRQAAIDEPLLPSLTQLTHWVSCVFAHHPDDKRLEVTIRFVDELESQTLNRDYRSKDKTTNVLSFPFESPPGVDLPLLGDLVICHAVVAKEASEQGKSIEHHYAHMVIHGILHLMGYDHIDDHEAEEMEQFERELLAELNIPDPYADNTHALNGDHI, from the coding sequence ATGAATGAAGCGACAGAGAGCGGATGCATCGTCGATCGTCAGGCGGCGATTGACGAACCACTGCTACCCAGCCTGACACAGCTCACCCATTGGGTGAGCTGTGTGTTTGCCCACCACCCTGACGATAAGCGCCTCGAAGTGACTATTCGTTTTGTGGATGAGCTCGAAAGCCAAACGCTCAACCGTGACTACCGCAGCAAAGACAAAACCACCAACGTGCTGTCATTCCCTTTTGAGAGCCCACCAGGTGTTGATTTGCCGTTACTCGGCGACCTGGTGATTTGCCATGCCGTAGTGGCCAAAGAAGCCAGCGAGCAAGGCAAGTCGATTGAGCACCACTACGCCCATATGGTCATTCATGGCATCCTGCATTTAATGGGCTACGATCATATTGATGATCACGAGGCAGAGGAGATGGAGCAGTTTGAGCGTGAATTGTTGGCCGAACTGAATATCCCTGACCCCTATGCTGACAACACCCACGCGCTCAATGGCGATCACATCTAA
- a CDS encoding NAD(P)-dependent alcohol dehydrogenase: MSQALSYAAFANDKPLAPFTFDRRQPRPDDVAIEILYCGVCHSDLHFARNDWGMSQYPLVPGHEIVGRVTSVGDKVSRFKAGDLVGVGCMVDSCRTCAACKDGVEQYCLEGFTMTYGGEDRQDGTMTQGGYSDSIVVSEHFVLQMPDGIDLASAAPILCAGVTTYSPLKHHGVGKGHKVGVIGMGGLGHMGVKLAKALGAEVTVFTRSDAKVEEAKRNGADHVVVSSDQAQMDAVAETFDFMLDTVPVQHDLNPYLTSLKYDGTHIIVGLLEPIEPAIEAFNLVFKRRVVAGSLIGGIAETEELLKLCADQGITCDIEMLDINNINEGFERMEKGDVRYRFVIDMATLKNSAA; encoded by the coding sequence ATGAGCCAAGCATTATCTTACGCCGCATTTGCTAACGATAAGCCATTAGCCCCGTTTACTTTTGATCGTCGCCAGCCGCGCCCCGATGACGTCGCCATCGAAATTCTCTATTGCGGTGTCTGCCACAGCGATCTTCACTTTGCCCGCAATGACTGGGGCATGAGCCAGTACCCTCTCGTCCCCGGCCATGAGATTGTCGGCCGTGTGACCTCTGTGGGCGATAAAGTTTCGCGTTTTAAAGCAGGTGACCTGGTGGGGGTTGGCTGCATGGTGGATTCATGCCGTACCTGCGCCGCCTGTAAAGATGGCGTGGAGCAGTACTGCCTGGAAGGCTTTACCATGACTTACGGCGGCGAAGATCGCCAGGATGGCACCATGACCCAGGGTGGTTACTCTGACTCCATCGTGGTGAGCGAGCACTTCGTGCTGCAGATGCCCGATGGTATTGATTTAGCCTCTGCAGCGCCGATTCTCTGCGCCGGTGTGACGACTTATTCGCCGCTCAAGCATCACGGCGTTGGCAAAGGCCATAAAGTCGGTGTGATCGGTATGGGGGGCTTAGGCCACATGGGCGTTAAACTGGCCAAAGCGCTGGGCGCTGAAGTCACGGTGTTCACCCGTTCCGACGCCAAGGTTGAAGAAGCGAAACGTAACGGCGCTGACCACGTGGTGGTTTCGAGCGACCAGGCACAAATGGATGCGGTGGCTGAAACCTTCGACTTCATGCTCGACACCGTGCCCGTACAGCACGATCTAAACCCTTACCTAACGTCGCTGAAGTATGACGGTACTCACATCATCGTTGGCTTGCTGGAGCCCATTGAGCCAGCCATCGAAGCCTTTAACCTGGTCTTTAAGCGTCGCGTGGTGGCCGGTTCGTTAATTGGTGGTATTGCAGAGACCGAGGAGCTGCTCAAGCTGTGCGCTGATCAAGGCATTACCTGTGATATTGAGATGCTCGATATTAACAACATTAACGAAGGCTTTGAGCGCATGGAAAAAGGCGATGTTCGCTATCGTTTCGTGATTGATATGGCGACGCTAAAAAACAGCGCAGCCTAA
- a CDS encoding PhoH family protein produces MSQPTPQANRIITLSLEPNDPQRLASLCGQQDEHLKLIESRLDVTLRNRGNVFQLAGPANRIKAAANVLEHLYRETAASELDADTVHLFLQESGLEALEEEEDGVGSSDEVIMRTPRTMIKPRGLNQQRYVSSIREHDINFGIGPAGTGKTYLAVAAAVEALNQQEVRRILLVRPAVEAGEKLGFLPGDLAQKIDPYLRPLYDALYEMIGFEQVAKLIERQVIEIAPLAYMRGRTLNNSYIILDESQNTTPEQMKMFLTRIGFGSTAVITGDVTQVDLPKGQRSGLIQVLDVLKDTQGIGVTHFAAKDVVRHPLVQRIIEAYDMFESQQEVEERARREVRQQERDARMQAREGSWDSSR; encoded by the coding sequence TTGAGCCAGCCAACACCTCAGGCCAATCGCATCATCACCTTAAGCCTTGAACCCAATGATCCGCAGCGCCTTGCTAGCCTTTGCGGCCAGCAGGACGAGCATTTGAAGCTGATTGAAAGCCGCCTAGATGTGACGCTGCGCAACCGGGGCAATGTGTTCCAACTGGCGGGCCCAGCCAACCGCATTAAGGCAGCGGCGAACGTGTTGGAGCACCTCTATCGCGAGACAGCGGCGAGCGAACTTGACGCCGACACTGTGCACTTGTTCCTGCAAGAGTCCGGGCTTGAAGCGCTGGAAGAGGAAGAGGACGGCGTCGGCAGCAGCGATGAAGTGATCATGCGCACCCCGCGCACCATGATCAAACCGCGCGGGCTTAACCAGCAGCGCTACGTTTCAAGCATCCGCGAACACGACATCAACTTCGGCATTGGGCCTGCGGGTACCGGTAAAACCTACCTTGCCGTAGCTGCTGCGGTCGAGGCACTCAACCAACAGGAAGTACGTCGCATTCTGCTCGTACGCCCAGCGGTTGAGGCGGGTGAAAAGCTTGGCTTCTTACCCGGCGACCTGGCCCAGAAAATCGATCCCTACCTGCGTCCATTATACGATGCCCTTTACGAGATGATCGGCTTTGAGCAGGTGGCAAAGCTGATTGAGCGTCAGGTAATTGAGATTGCCCCGTTGGCCTATATGCGTGGCCGTACGCTCAATAACTCCTATATCATTCTCGATGAGAGCCAGAACACCACCCCGGAGCAGATGAAAATGTTCCTGACCCGGATTGGCTTTGGCTCCACCGCAGTGATTACCGGTGACGTGACTCAGGTCGACCTCCCCAAAGGCCAGCGTTCGGGGCTGATTCAGGTGCTTGACGTATTGAAAGACACCCAAGGCATCGGCGTCACCCACTTTGCTGCCAAGGATGTGGTACGCCACCCGCTGGTACAACGCATTATCGAAGCCTACGATATGTTCGAATCCCAGCAGGAAGTGGAAGAGCGTGCTCGCCGCGAGGTGCGCCAACAAGAGCGCGACGCACGCATGCAGGCGCGTGAAGGTTCCTGGGATAGCTCGCGATGA
- a CDS encoding LysR family transcriptional regulator, with product MIRELKTLIAVAQEGTFAAAGSKIGLTQAAVSAQMKRLEEALGIQLFERKGRAAILTLRGQETLKQAHALLTLYSTLGAATAGQPATQRVTIGAIASIQRSLLPDALARFHHTYSECHTRVVPGLSMELMNQVDAGELDMAVIIRPPFSLHSDLRWAPLAHEPFRLIVPRHIEGDQWRELIARQPFVRYDRASFGGRQVDRFLRDNHCNVREVCEVDELEAIVKLVAKGVGVALVPQATAQQRWPAGVRAIDLGGRTFHRDIGLIHPTSGHLSEPAKALAQLIGEIAHRPDNGT from the coding sequence ATGATCCGCGAGCTAAAAACGCTGATTGCGGTCGCACAGGAAGGCACCTTTGCCGCAGCGGGCAGCAAAATCGGCCTGACTCAAGCGGCGGTCAGCGCACAAATGAAACGTCTCGAGGAAGCGTTGGGTATCCAGCTGTTTGAGCGTAAAGGGCGTGCCGCTATATTGACCCTGCGTGGTCAGGAAACATTAAAGCAAGCCCATGCCCTGCTAACCCTCTACAGCACGCTGGGTGCTGCGACAGCGGGCCAACCAGCCACTCAACGGGTCACCATTGGGGCCATCGCTTCTATACAGCGCTCGCTACTGCCCGATGCGCTGGCTCGCTTTCATCACACCTATAGCGAATGCCACACCCGCGTGGTACCGGGGCTCTCCATGGAGCTGATGAATCAAGTCGACGCGGGTGAACTGGATATGGCGGTGATTATTCGCCCGCCCTTTTCACTACACAGCGATTTGCGCTGGGCGCCCCTTGCCCACGAGCCATTTCGGTTAATCGTGCCGCGCCATATTGAGGGCGACCAGTGGCGGGAGCTGATTGCCCGCCAGCCGTTTGTTCGCTATGACCGCGCCTCTTTTGGGGGACGCCAAGTCGATCGTTTCCTACGCGACAACCACTGCAACGTGCGTGAAGTATGCGAAGTCGATGAACTGGAGGCCATCGTCAAACTGGTCGCCAAAGGGGTAGGCGTTGCCCTGGTACCCCAGGCGACTGCACAGCAACGCTGGCCAGCGGGAGTACGGGCGATTGATTTAGGTGGGCGCACCTTTCACCGCGACATCGGGCTGATTCATCCCACTAGCGGCCATTTAAGCGAACCCGCTAAAGCGCTTGCCCAGTTGATTGGCGAAATCGCCCATCGCCCTGATAATGGCACCTAA
- a CDS encoding DJ-1/PfpI family protein codes for MSSKRILMITGDFTEDYETMVPFQALMAVGHRVDAICPGKASGDTVATAIHDFEGDQTYSEKPGHRFALNADFASTNPADYDALVVPGGRAPEYLRLNKEVLTMVQHFFETNKPVAAICHGAQLLAAAKVLEGKQCSAYPACQPEVELAGGHFADLEVTDAVTDGNLVTAPAWPAHPAWLAQFMALLNK; via the coding sequence ATGAGCAGCAAGCGCATTTTAATGATCACCGGCGATTTCACTGAAGACTATGAAACCATGGTGCCATTCCAGGCACTGATGGCAGTTGGCCACCGCGTGGATGCTATCTGCCCTGGGAAAGCCTCGGGTGACACCGTGGCGACCGCGATTCATGACTTCGAAGGAGATCAAACCTATTCCGAAAAGCCCGGCCACCGGTTTGCACTGAATGCCGATTTCGCCAGCACTAATCCCGCTGATTACGATGCCTTGGTAGTTCCTGGCGGCCGCGCACCTGAATATCTTCGCTTGAACAAAGAAGTGCTAACCATGGTTCAGCACTTCTTTGAGACCAACAAACCCGTGGCTGCGATTTGTCACGGTGCTCAACTACTCGCCGCTGCAAAAGTGCTGGAAGGAAAGCAGTGCTCCGCTTACCCGGCCTGTCAGCCGGAAGTGGAGCTTGCGGGTGGTCACTTTGCCGACCTGGAAGTGACCGATGCAGTCACCGATGGCAACTTGGTTACCGCTCCCGCGTGGCCTGCCCACCCTGCCTGGCTTGCGCAGTTTATGGCACTACTGAATAAGTGA
- a CDS encoding DUF1499 domain-containing protein, which translates to MVTRLTTARPRGGRWPNVLAGLAILLIAAAALMMAGAGPAYRGEFISLGEAFNLLRNGVYAAGGAIAVSIIALLFSMLTRRSTPALMAALVIVAAAALLYIPWQHWQRAQQAPAIHDITTDTQNPPAFEALAHAREAAPNAVDYPGEATAQQQQAAYPYIKPLVLDEAPQTVLAAAQAEAEEAGWRIARITDNRIEATATTRWFGFEDDVVIRLTEIENGVQVDMRSASRLGASDVGTNAARIEQFLTALEKRLE; encoded by the coding sequence ATGGTAACGCGACTAACGACGGCGCGTCCTAGAGGTGGCCGCTGGCCAAACGTGCTGGCCGGCTTAGCTATTCTGCTGATAGCGGCGGCGGCACTGATGATGGCGGGCGCAGGACCTGCTTATCGAGGCGAGTTTATTAGTCTAGGCGAGGCGTTTAATTTATTGCGCAACGGCGTTTATGCCGCCGGTGGGGCGATAGCAGTGAGTATTATCGCACTGCTTTTTAGCATGCTGACTCGCCGTTCCACGCCAGCCTTAATGGCTGCGCTGGTCATCGTCGCCGCTGCAGCACTGCTTTACATACCGTGGCAGCATTGGCAGCGAGCCCAACAAGCGCCAGCCATTCACGATATCACTACCGATACGCAGAACCCACCTGCCTTTGAAGCGTTAGCACACGCACGGGAAGCTGCACCTAATGCGGTTGACTACCCGGGTGAGGCCACCGCTCAGCAACAGCAAGCTGCCTACCCTTATATCAAGCCGCTGGTTTTGGACGAAGCCCCACAAACGGTACTCGCCGCCGCACAAGCAGAGGCCGAAGAGGCTGGCTGGCGCATTGCTCGAATTACCGACAATCGCATAGAAGCCACCGCGACCACGCGCTGGTTTGGCTTTGAGGATGATGTGGTCATTCGCTTAACCGAGATTGAAAACGGTGTGCAGGTGGATATGCGATCAGCGTCACGTTTGGGAGCAAGCGACGTTGGCACCAATGCAGCGCGTATCGAGCAATTTTTAACGGCGTTGGAAAAGCGGCTTGAGTGA
- a CDS encoding AraC family transcriptional regulator: MASTAQAGNALTAVIAPLIKRDGISETPLPGVSLLCLSRHQVRTPLLYEPSLTIIAQGRKMGYLGDREIYYDPGHYLVQTLPLPFECETYGSPEAPLLGISVRLDPALLSEMVTAMGDIGQHVQAPLPMASVAMTEGMQEAVLRLARTLNIAIERSTMGTARIRDVVFEALKGEQGPALRALVLGHGNYSRIVQVLSKLHTHFADDFSVEQLASQAHMSPSTFHQHFKQITRSSPAQYLKRLRLIKAQQLLLQDNHNVNQAAAAVGYRSVPQFSRDYKRYFGEPPLQHRRQEQALSA; this comes from the coding sequence ATGGCCTCAACCGCTCAGGCTGGCAATGCGCTGACTGCTGTTATCGCCCCTCTCATTAAGCGTGACGGTATCAGTGAAACCCCGCTGCCGGGCGTGTCGTTACTTTGTTTAAGCCGCCACCAGGTACGCACACCGCTACTCTATGAGCCGAGCCTGACCATCATTGCCCAGGGGCGCAAAATGGGTTATCTGGGTGATCGCGAAATTTATTACGACCCCGGTCACTATTTAGTCCAAACGCTACCACTGCCCTTTGAATGTGAAACCTACGGCTCACCAGAAGCCCCGTTGCTGGGCATATCGGTACGCCTGGATCCGGCGCTGTTAAGCGAGATGGTGACGGCCATGGGCGATATCGGTCAGCACGTCCAGGCACCCCTTCCCATGGCCTCGGTGGCCATGACAGAGGGCATGCAGGAGGCCGTACTGCGCTTAGCACGCACGCTAAACATAGCGATAGAGCGCAGCACCATGGGCACGGCGCGCATTCGCGATGTGGTATTTGAAGCACTAAAGGGGGAACAGGGACCCGCCTTACGGGCGCTGGTACTGGGGCATGGCAACTATTCACGCATTGTGCAGGTGCTCTCTAAGCTCCACACCCATTTTGCCGACGACTTTAGCGTGGAGCAGTTGGCATCGCAGGCCCATATGAGCCCTTCGACGTTTCACCAGCACTTTAAGCAAATTACCCGCTCATCACCGGCCCAGTACTTAAAGCGGCTGCGCCTAATCAAAGCGCAGCAATTACTACTGCAGGATAACCACAACGTTAATCAGGCAGCTGCGGCGGTGGGTTACCGCAGCGTGCCTCAGTTTAGCCGCGACTATAAGCGCTACTTTGGCGAGCCCCCGCTTCAGCATCGCCGTCAAGAGCAGGCGTTAAGCGCTTAA
- the lnt gene encoding apolipoprotein N-acyltransferase: MGLHPAFLLQLLAALVAGGFTTLTASPFELWWLGPVAIGLLYVGLHTLTPAQAALKGWLYGVALFASGTSWVYVSIHDYGYTGVPLAVFLTTLFVTILALFFAGTFWLYRRFTSARLAFISFAGAWVLGEVLRTYLFTGFPWLLLGSGYVDSPLASWAPVGGVYLLSLLVALSGALGAELLLRRQWWSLAPLAAIWLIPLALPQQWTTPADEPTRVALLQGNLPQLLKWTPEGQRTAANTYSELTREVADEVDLIIWPETALPMLETQARPVLERVQANLPPDVALVTGIVQRDEQERYFNSVIGVGDVEGSYQKEHLVPFGEYLPLESILRGAIDFFDLPMSTFTKGEYEQTPMQAAGINIGNAICYEIIYPQLVARRAQDSGVIMTVSNDTWFGASIGPHQHLQMARLRALENGRYVVRATSNGITAIIDSNGRIVERAPQFETTTLTGEFYAMEGLTPFTRLGSWPAWLLAGLMLLPGVLTARATRQARS, translated from the coding sequence ATGGGTTTACACCCCGCGTTTTTGTTACAGCTGCTTGCCGCACTGGTGGCGGGCGGTTTCACCACCCTAACGGCTTCCCCTTTTGAGCTTTGGTGGCTGGGCCCGGTGGCAATTGGTTTGCTCTATGTGGGCCTGCACACCCTAACCCCCGCCCAGGCGGCTCTGAAAGGCTGGTTGTACGGTGTGGCACTGTTCGCCAGTGGCACCTCCTGGGTGTATGTCTCTATCCACGACTATGGCTACACTGGTGTACCGCTAGCCGTTTTCCTAACCACGCTGTTCGTGACGATTCTGGCGCTGTTTTTTGCCGGCACCTTCTGGCTCTACCGGCGCTTCACCTCCGCCCGCCTCGCGTTTATCAGCTTTGCAGGCGCCTGGGTGCTGGGCGAGGTACTGCGCACCTACCTGTTTACCGGCTTTCCCTGGCTGCTGCTGGGCTCTGGCTACGTCGACTCGCCGCTGGCTTCCTGGGCGCCCGTTGGCGGCGTCTACCTGCTCTCGCTGCTAGTCGCGCTTAGCGGTGCGCTTGGCGCTGAACTTCTGCTGCGCCGTCAGTGGTGGTCGCTTGCCCCACTCGCGGCCATTTGGTTAATTCCGTTGGCGCTGCCCCAGCAGTGGACTACCCCAGCCGACGAGCCTACGCGCGTAGCCCTGCTACAGGGCAATCTGCCACAGCTGTTGAAGTGGACGCCCGAAGGGCAGCGCACGGCGGCAAATACCTATAGCGAACTCACCCGCGAAGTCGCCGATGAGGTTGACTTGATCATCTGGCCAGAAACCGCCCTGCCGATGTTGGAGACCCAGGCACGGCCGGTACTGGAGCGGGTGCAAGCGAACCTACCCCCCGACGTTGCCTTGGTTACCGGTATCGTTCAGCGCGACGAACAGGAGCGCTACTTCAATAGCGTGATTGGCGTCGGCGACGTAGAGGGCAGCTACCAGAAAGAGCACTTGGTGCCTTTTGGTGAGTACCTGCCGCTGGAGAGTATACTCCGCGGGGCGATTGATTTTTTTGATCTGCCCATGTCGACTTTTACTAAAGGTGAGTATGAGCAAACACCGATGCAGGCCGCCGGGATTAATATTGGCAATGCAATCTGCTATGAGATTATTTACCCGCAGCTAGTCGCCCGCCGCGCCCAAGACAGCGGTGTCATTATGACGGTATCTAACGACACCTGGTTTGGCGCCTCAATTGGCCCCCACCAGCACCTGCAAATGGCACGCCTACGCGCGTTAGAGAATGGACGCTATGTGGTTCGCGCCACCAGCAATGGCATTACCGCTATTATCGATTCCAATGGGCGCATTGTTGAACGCGCGCCGCAGTTCGAGACAACCACGCTCACCGGTGAGTTTTACGCCATGGAGGGTTTAACACCTTTCACCCGTTTGGGTAGCTGGCCAGCTTGGCTGCTAGCAGGCTTGATGCTCTTGCCCGGCGTGCTGACAGCAAGAGCCACACGCCAAGCGCGAAGTTGA